The Qipengyuania aurantiaca genome contains the following window.
CAAAGTCACCCGCCCCGCCGCATGCCGCTCCAGCCGCCCGGCAATTTCCAGCTCAAGCAGCGCCAGTTGCACCGCGGCCGCGCTTTCGCCCGATTGCCGGATGAGTTCGTCGATGGCGACCGGTGCGGTGGTCAGGAGCGAGGCGATGTCGGCCGGTTCGGCCTCCGCCATCTCGGAAGGTTCGAAGTCGAATTGCTCCGAGGGTTCGCGGAAGGTCGAGCGCGGGCTGCCATCGAAACCGGTGAGCAGTTCGGCGACATCCTCAGGCGATTGCACCAGCACGGCGCCTTCGCGGATGAGGTGGTTGCAGCCGTGGCTGCGCGCCTCCAGCGGGCTGCCGGGGATCGCCATGACCTCCCTCCCCGCCTCGCCGGCCAGCCGGGCGGTGATGAGACTGCCGGACTTGACTGCCGCCTCGACCACCAGGGTGCCTGCGGCGAGCCCGGCGATGATGCGGTTGCGGCTGGGAAAGTGGCTGCCGCGCGGTTCGGTGCCCGGCGGCTGCTCGGCGATGAGCAGGCCGTCGCGCGCGATCCGCTCCTGCAAGTCGCTGTGCTGCGGCGGGTAGGCGATATCAATCCCGCTGGCGATCACGCCGATGGTCTGCGGAAATGCACCCTCATGCGCCGCGCCGTCGATCCCGCGCGCCAGTCCCGAGACCACCGTGAACCCGGCCTCGGCCAGCCCCTGCCCGAAATCGCGCGCCAACTTGACCGCTGCCGCGCTGGCGTTGCGCGCACCGACCATGGCGACGCAGGGCCTGGCGGCCAGCGAGAGGTCGCCTCGCCAGGTCAGGATCGGCGGGGCGCTGTCGATCTCGCCGAGCAGGCGCGGATAGTCAGGCTGGTCGTGGAACAGGTATTTCGCGCCCGCAATGCGCACGCCGTCGACCTCGCGCTCGATCTTATCGCGGGGCGCAGCGCGATACTGCCGCCCGCCCTTCTTTCCCAGCTCCGGCAGCGCCTCCAGCGCCTCAGCCGCGGTGCCGAAGCGCGCCAGCAGCATGGCGTAGCTGACCGGGCCGATATTGGGCGAGCGCAGCAGGCGGATGCGGGCAAACGCCTCGTCCTGCGTGAGCGTGGCCGGCGCGGGGTGGACCGCCTCGTTCACCCCTTGGAGCCGACCTTCGGTTCGGTCCCGGCGGCGAGGCGCTTGATATTCTCGCGGTGCAGCCAGATCACCAGCACGGCGACCAGCGCCAGCGCCTTGGCGAAGGTCCACCAGCCAAAGAACACGGCGGCCAGCGCGGCGGCCACGACCGCGCTCATCCCGGCAAGCGAGCTGATCCGCGTGATTGCGAGCATACCGAGCCAGACCACGGCGTAGACCGCGCCCAGCGGCCAGGCGAGGCCGAAGCACACACCCGCATTCGTCGCCACGCCCTTGCCGCCCTTGAAGCCGAGCCAGACGGGGAAGCAATGGCCGATCACCGCGAACAGCGCGGTCCAGCCCACTTCCTGCCAGAACAGGTTCCATGCGATCAGGACCGGTACCAGCCCCTTGGCAAGGTCGAGCAGGAGGGTGGCAGCGGCCAGCCCCTTGCTGCCGGTGCGCAGCACATTCGTTGCCCCGATATTGCCGCTGCCCTGCTGGCGAATGTCGCCCTTGCCCGCCAGTTTCGCCAGGATCAGGCCGAAGGGGATCGAGCCGAAAGCATAGCCCAGCAGCGCGGCCCAGAGGACAGTGATCGAAAAGTCGGTACCGAAATCCATGCAAAACCCCAAATTCCGTTCGGACTGAGCTTGTCGAAGTCCGGCATTTTCTTCTAGCGATGGTCTTAAGGTGAAATACGGCCCTTCGACAAGCTCAGGGCGAACGGAAGGTCCAGTTTGAACTCATCTTCCCCCATACTGATGTTCGATTCCGGCGTCGGCGGGCTGACCGTGCTGGCGGAACTGCGCAAGCTCATGCCCAAGGCGCCGGTCATCTACGCCGCCGACATTGCGGGCCTGCCCTATGGCGCGAAAAGCGAGGCGGAAGTGGCCGCGCGCGTCGCAGGGCTGCTGGGGCGGATGGCAGAGCGCTACGACCCGCGGCTGATCTGCATCGCCTGCAACACGGCGAGCACGATTGCGCTCGGCATGGTGCGCGAGGTGCTGGAAACGCCGATTGTCGGCACGGTCCCCGCGATCAAGCCAGCCGCCAAGGTCACCAAGACGGGAGTTATCGGCCTCCTCGGCACCGAAGCGACCGTGCGGCAGGGTTATGTCGACGATCTTGCGCGCGAGTTTGCAGACGGAAAAACACTGCTGCGCCACGGGTCGAACCAATTGGTTGCGTTGGGCGAAAAGAAGCTGCGCGGCGAGACTGTCAGCGTGGACGAGGTCGCCAAGGCCGCTTCGGGCCTGATCCTCCAGCCGGGTGGGGAAAATCTCGATACGGTGGTGCTGGCTTGCACCCATTTCCCGCTGCTGGAGCCAGAACTGCGTGAAGCCTTCGGCAAGGATGTCGCCTTTATCCACGGCGCAGCGGGTATTGCGCGGCGGATCGCCCACCTCCTCGAAGGCCAGAGCTTCGGCTTCTTTGCCCGGAGCTTCGCCGTCACCACGGGCGAGATCGACGATTTTAAGCGCCTTTCCGGCGCCTTCGAGCGGCACGGCATCACCCGCCTGCGCAAGTTCTGACCCCTTCCGCCGAGGCTTGCACCGCGCGGCATAGGCCTTGCCAAATACGGAATTGAGAAGCCGCGCCGCATCGCGTATGGGGCGCCCACACGCCGTATTACGACGGATATAGAACCAATGGCCAATGGCGGCCCTAGGCAGTTTCCGATACCTCAACAGGCATAGGGGATTGCCGCTAGGGATTGAGCGGCTATAGGCGAGGGCATCATGAACTACGGACAGGTTTTCGACGAAGCGATCGGTCGTCTTCACAAGGAAGGCCGCTACCGTGTGTTCATCGACATCATGCGCAACAAGGGGG
Protein-coding sequences here:
- the plsY gene encoding glycerol-3-phosphate 1-O-acyltransferase PlsY gives rise to the protein MDFGTDFSITVLWAALLGYAFGSIPFGLILAKLAGKGDIRQQGSGNIGATNVLRTGSKGLAAATLLLDLAKGLVPVLIAWNLFWQEVGWTALFAVIGHCFPVWLGFKGGKGVATNAGVCFGLAWPLGAVYAVVWLGMLAITRISSLAGMSAVVAAALAAVFFGWWTFAKALALVAVLVIWLHRENIKRLAAGTEPKVGSKG
- the murI gene encoding glutamate racemase yields the protein MFDSGVGGLTVLAELRKLMPKAPVIYAADIAGLPYGAKSEAEVAARVAGLLGRMAERYDPRLICIACNTASTIALGMVREVLETPIVGTVPAIKPAAKVTKTGVIGLLGTEATVRQGYVDDLAREFADGKTLLRHGSNQLVALGEKKLRGETVSVDEVAKAASGLILQPGGENLDTVVLACTHFPLLEPELREAFGKDVAFIHGAAGIARRIAHLLEGQSFGFFARSFAVTTGEIDDFKRLSGAFERHGITRLRKF
- the dprA gene encoding DNA-processing protein DprA; its protein translation is MNEAVHPAPATLTQDEAFARIRLLRSPNIGPVSYAMLLARFGTAAEALEALPELGKKGGRQYRAAPRDKIEREVDGVRIAGAKYLFHDQPDYPRLLGEIDSAPPILTWRGDLSLAARPCVAMVGARNASAAAVKLARDFGQGLAEAGFTVVSGLARGIDGAAHEGAFPQTIGVIASGIDIAYPPQHSDLQERIARDGLLIAEQPPGTEPRGSHFPSRNRIIAGLAAGTLVVEAAVKSGSLITARLAGEAGREVMAIPGSPLEARSHGCNHLIREGAVLVQSPEDVAELLTGFDGSPRSTFREPSEQFDFEPSEMAEAEPADIASLLTTAPVAIDELIRQSGESAAAVQLALLELEIAGRLERHAAGRVTLTPA